The genomic window TTGCcattaaattatgaaaacattatttcaaaatgatttatttttccttttagtTCCATGAAACAAAGATGGAAAATGCCTTTAATTCATCAGTGCAATTCTCTCCAATCAAGAGGCTGAGAAAGGGTTCACACGCCCTGCGAAGCCTACTGAAATCCTTTCTGTTACCTTTCTGGCCAATCAGCAGTCTCTTTAAATCAATCATTGTGTTTGGAAAGTGAGGGTGTGAGAAGGTGAGTTAACAAGTGCTTAAATCCAGCGCAAGCCTACGGTTTATATCTGAAAGGATCCTGTAATCTCTTAAAAACCATTCTGTAAAAAACACTTGCCCAATACGAGATGAATTCTCCCAGATTAATCCCTGAGAGTGACATATCACTGTCCCACGTGTGCGACTCACAAAAAGCTCAGAGCTGACCCGTGGGATAAACCAGACATGACCTTAATCTGTGGAAAGATATCAAATAGATATAGCAATACAGTGAGATTCCCTCAGTACAGGTAACAGCAAATACATAGATTCATTTCTATGATTTACAAATGCATGGGCTCATTTCTTAAACACCGTCCTTTGGTCACCTCATTCTGAGGACAGAGACCAGAGATTATATGAGAATAAATCAGTCAGTTCCTAACAAACATATTCAACACATTCATGGCaacaattcaaattaaatgttaagtttttttgtttttatttatttttttatttcagctttacttaaattaacaaataccattatagtttttatagttgcattatcatttttatttgtttttgctacTATAACAATGTtgtttcttcaaaataccttcttccatgttctgcagaagaaagaaagtcatgctgATGAACAACTTTAAGATGAAAACCACAGCATGTGTTTCTCCAAGCCTTTTGACCTTTAATAAATATATGTCAGTATGTTCTCTTACCTTCCTTTTAGCATGTAATTGTCCAACATAATTGTCCGACGAATCTCCAGGAATCTCTCCTCCCCATAGTGTCACCCCGACTATAGTGTAGGTGATACCCATGACCACTAGGGGCAGCATGTACACCAGCACTGTTACTATGATATGATACCTGCACAGGTGAGAGAAGAGGACACcgttgtaaaaaaagaaaacacacacacacacacacacacacaaacacacatacacacagaaagtGTTTTTTCTGTATGTCACCAAATGATAAACCCAAATAAGCCTATCTAATGCTTGGCGCTTGGGTGTTTAGACAATAAATTTGGATTGTGGGTCAGAAAGATTGTTTGCACTTCTGACACACCATTTGGCCACTGGTAGATAGGTACCGTGTTTGGTTTTCTCGCCTCACTGGCAGATGGCACTTAGTGTAAAGACAGCAGGCAATGTAAAGCCAGAAAGAGCATTACCAATATTGGAGCAGTGGAAGCAAAGCCTGAGAAGCGCAGGCTGTACAGAAATTACAATCAAGCAGAAGAAAAACAATCAGCTGGTGTGAAATCATCCCAGCTTTCTGCACACGCATCTGGCTTCTAAGACAGATTCCTCAATGAAATCCACCTTGTTAGTGACTGATCTGCATCTGGAAATGGATCTCTTACATGAACGAATCCTCAGAAGGTCTCGGCCAAGCAACGTAACAGACGGTTCTGCGAGGCATGGTTCTCGTGGTCGAGTAGAAACACAGCGGGAAGGCCAAAATCACAGCCAGGGCCCAAATACAGACAATCACCACTTTGGTAGCGGTAGCTGACAGACGAGGCTTCAGAGGGTGAATTATGGCCATGTACCTGAATAAAGAAAAAACTTGGTTTTAATGAACCCTTTTCACACAGAAAAAGAAGTCATCATAGTTGGGTAAATTTCAAAAGAATGGAGACTACAACATATATACTTTTTGTGTTCCCATTTCAAAGAAATATGCACAATTAAGTTTCTATGACCTTACAAAAGATTCATTTCAAAAGATTCATTTCGATagtcagaagagagaaagatgttAAAATACACTGTCACACTCTCTTAGTTTTCTGTAATCTGATGACAACGTAATAAAACACAATGTGTAATGTTATtaatgtacatactgtacatcaaaaaagaatatataaaaaaagttggtAGATTTGCAATATTAATAACTGTGAAAATGCGtcatcacagtctgtgaaaaGGGTTGGTAATTAAATCTAACTGAAGAACTGACACCATTAATGAGAGTGAGATGTTGAATTTGATTGTCAGGAAGgggaaaacaataaagaaaaaaatgaaaaaacactGATAGTAAATAATGTCTCATGTTTATGCGTGATGACATCTTTATGGGTCAAATAAAAATAGGATTTACTTAGCTATTGTttcttagttaattttttttttacagttcattattaaaaatgttaattacacttaaatttaaaattgaattCTGCATCATGTTTGCTTTCTCAAATTATCTAAATATTGGTGCAAAACCCTGTCTTAGGTCAGACCTTTTGTTTTCAGGAACAAACAGGGGAGGCAGCATATGGATGAACACTCATGCATGCTGAAAGATTACGCAGAGTTAGGATGAAGAGATGTTCTCTGGCTCCTACACAGCCACAGACTGAGCTTGTAATCTTTTAATGAAGGAAAAGCCCCCCTATGCTCTGGATCACGCAGATCAGTATCACAGATCTCATCTCATTAGAGGCATTCACGACTAACTGATGCGATGAATGGTGCCTGCGTAATTCCGAAAATGATCAGTTTAGCTAAATAAATGTAGCTAAAACATCAAAGAACAAGCTTTATTAACTACATGCAGATTTATTCTattgaaaataatgcaaaaagtattaaattattaaaaattattaataaaatattttttttgccccccccccacaaaaaaaaaattatagatacTAGCAAAATTTCATAAACTAAATGTAATTCCAACAATTTTGGAATGAATCAACAATTTCCACATAATTTCACATAGAATTcatattaactattttaataattcatattaaatgttttacagtCCTCTGTCCCCTTATATAGCTATTGGTTTGAgtattgaaataaacattttattgctgCCAGATAatttacaatgacattttaatgcttttttaattgATCATATACTTATAGACTTTTATTATGTAGCTAAATTCCCACTAGAACCCTGGATCATGTCTCCCATCGGAGGTTTGCATGAATGGTTAGCTACTGCACGATCAAAATGTTACAGCCAAATGAATCATACACTCACCTGTCGACTGCAATCGCAGTCATGGAGTAAATGCTGGCAAACACAGCGGTCACCGGAAAGAAGTTGTGGAACTTGCAGTAAACCTCTCCAAAGTACCACTCTCCGTGCGTGGCGTAAATGAAGTTGATGAGCGTGTTGAAGGCGGCCATCGAGGCGTCGGAGAACGCCAGGTTGAGCAAGAAATAGTTGGTCACGGTGCGCATCCGTTTGTGAGCCAAAATGATCCACATAACGATGAGGTTCCCGAACACAGCGACCGCCAGCACGGAGCTGTACGCGACCGACCAGATCGCGACGCGCCACGGCGGCTGCACGAACTGATTTGTGAAATTACGCGTTACGTTTGAGCCGCTCTGAGGACCAGCCATGATAAACTTATTAGATATCCTCCTTAAACAGATAGGATTTGATCAGAGGCATATATTTATTCTACTATAGTGTCAAGCATAGATCTGGCACGTCCTCGTGCGCATCGTACTGCGCTCCATCCAAAGTGTCCAAAATAGCGGTGACGCGCAGTCGCACGTCCTGATTtcgccaagttcgatgtgttcctaggtcaacatattttgttgaccctggaacaacattttactccaaaaatatattcttaaccatatccctacacctaaacctaaccttaaccatgagtaatccctaaaatcagaggaaatgatagatgaatgacactgatgtacaagcaccaaacactgattttaagcgtaaacttcacaaaatctataaactggttcttcaaatctgattggttaatcacaatgttgttccagggtcaacaacgatgttgtcccaggaacatgtctcacttggtaaaatcaggttaggcacgCGCAGTCATGCCTCATATGACAGACGTCTGGAGATGCTGCTGCTCCTGCCACATGTTGCTGCTCAAATGAACAGAGGGACATGCAAAAGTGGGATAGTTTCAGATTTGCAATGAAGGACTGAAAAATGCTTTATAGCTCCAGCCCCATGAATGCATATGTTTACTGCAAATGAGGTGGTTAAGTCGGTGTTAAATGTATAAAGGTAATGGCTAATTAGCATGGACAATGACTGATATATAGTCCTTTGAGGTTCATCTCAACCTGACTGAAAGGAGGTGAGTGAAGCTTGTGTTGCTGTCTAGCTGGTAGAAACTATAATTGGCAGTAGTTTCTTTGTAATGCCAACTTCCCTGCATTTATTCACAGTCTTTGAAGGAAATCCTAAAACAGCAAGGCAAGTGTCAGTAGTTTTGAACTTTTTTAAAAGCCTGAACTGCGCTCTCTGTCACTTCTTCTCAAATGAACAATATTCAGTGTCTGTGAATGAGTTGTCACAACATTCCATAACGTTTTCTACATCTTTCTCTCTGAGCTGTCAGATGAGGCAAAACAGCTTAGTGTGATGTGAATTTATATTCAGGGCAAGAGGAAAATCTTGTCAAAGAACAGTGCAACGACTGAATATAACTGTGAAACTATTAGGTTGTCAAATagaattcaaaaacaaaaattctgttattatttactaatattcACAGAAAGATTAGAAGAATCTTCGCATAGCTCATTTCTACACAAAAGCAGGTCTGTTGAGATATATTGTCTATAAAAGAACCTTAAAAATAGCTATTCAAAGCCTTGTGTAAGGAACAGATTAAAATGTACAGCTTCAAAACTTTGGATATGTGTATGACTcatttagatgtgtgtgtgtgtgtgtgagagagagagagttcattcTTGCATATTTTGTGCATACTACCACATGGGGTTTTGGAACAAAACATCAGAGTTAATTACATAAATGGAATTGTTGGTGTTCTGTTGCTATTAATAGAGTAGAATAAAATggaaattagctgaaaatgtactcaccctcatgtcatcctgGATATAAATCTGTTTGTTTCCTCAtgggaaaagatttggagaaataaatcattacatcacttgctcgccaatggatcctctccagtgaatgggtgccgtcagaatgagagtccaaacagctgataaaaacatgacccattcactgcataggagCCACtgctgagcaaatgatgtaatgctaggatggcctgagggttaGTATATTTCCAGCAAGTTTTCAGTtgtgggtaaactattcctttaaattattaGCCAAGATAAAAATGTAGCCTGTACATATGTACACAGTTTCACCAGTAGATGCACGTGCATGTTTGTGTACACATGTTTATGctcatgtttgtgtttgtctgtgtgtgcactAACCACAGAAAGGCCATGTCACGCATCTCACCGTGCACCCAGGGTTCAGGTGGTTTTGTACCTTTCATCTTCAACTATTTCATTAATCCTCTGATGCTTCTGCAGGTGTTTGAGCTCTCCGGGTAGATACTGCCCTTTTATGCAGATCTGGCAACCTCCACTAATGCCTGTCGGAGGAGTCCGGCTTTCACACTCTCTGTCAGTGCCTGGGGAGAAGCTCTTCCAATTAAAAGGGATTAAACTCTGATTGAAGCACACTTCATGAATCAGATCAACAGTTGCTTCCTCTACTTCACAAGGAGGATAATAAAGGCACAATGCAAGTGTGTGGCTGTGTAGTGGGGTgagccttttttgttttgttttttgcaagtgGACTCTGATGGGGGAATCACCAATCAAGGTAAATGCTCTCGATTCTCGATTGGTGGGTTGCAATTAGGGCTATGCAAAATAAAGGCTGTGAGCAGCTCATGATTCAGTGATTTCAGTGTCTCAGAGTGGCTCGGGTTGCAGTAAAAGTTGCTACAAACAATCTAATCTCTTCATCCGCTCTGAGTTTGTGGCACTTATAACATGCATTTGGGAATGCAACAAGTGCCAACCATCTTCCCAAACCTTTAAACCAGCTGTTGTCAACAAACAAGaagctttaaagggacagttcacccaaaatgtagaattctgtcatcatttacgcacccgcaagttgttccaaacctctatgagtttatttattctgtttctgcacaaaagatgatattttgaagaatgctgggaaCCAAACAGTTTGAAGTCattggctaccatcaactgtttcgttaccaacatttttaaaaatgtcttagaTTTGTCCTTCGGTTTTTCTTCccataatcatgcagccctagttgGGATCCCAAAATATTCCTGGTAGGGTCTGGacaacaaggtaaaaaaaaaaaaaacaatgttaataataaaatgcaagtaGTTGTTTTCatccaaatagaaaaaaaataaaaaatagtcatAGGTTGAGCATCCAACTAAACTAAGTTTTTTTTAGTGCAAATTCATCCATAGAACAAAAAGTTGTGTGACATGCTTTCATTGTCAAGAACTATGAATTAAATTGAAAGTTACAAGAAAATATACACATTTCtcacttttctctccatttctACTTCTATCATCCTGCAGCGAGGCCTCCTGAAAAAGACGAAGGTTGCTGAGTAAAGAGGTCTTATTGAGGCTAGCAGGGGCGCTTACTTTACAGACTGCATCGATTATAATTGATCAGTCTAGTGACAGAGACATTACTATCAAAATGCACTGTCATTTACTAAACTGAGATCCACAGGTTGAAAACATACAATGCTAGAGAATGAAGAGAGAAAATTGCCTGACGGTGCTCGGTGAAAAGCTTCGACAAGGCTGTGTTTAATGAGATGAACCTCCATCACATGCCACTAGTACCATCTCTGTCTTCACAGCACTCTTGCTGCTAAAGCTCTCAGCAGGGTTCCTCTTCATGTTTCTTCAGAACAGAGATTGCCTTCTATCTCTGATTAAATCCATTGTGCACACAGCTAATTTAAAGATTGCTTTCTCCTGCTTCAACAAGAAAAGACCCAGTTCTCAAAAAGACTACCTGATTTCATTTAAGCTCTCTGAAATCTCACATCTTTAATGTctggggtatttttttttttttcaattcaactCTAGGTTAGGTTATTTTACTCCTTTCAATCATACTGAGTGCAATTGCCAGTTTGAGtgcagctgctgctgctgagatTGAAAGAGAAAATGGCTGGAAAACCCAGATGTAACATTAAACTGATTGAACAAGGGACTGAATTGCTCTTTAATAGGATATTATTTGTGGTCATTTCGTAGTTTGACTCAACACCCATTTATACTCATTGTGTGAGATTATGGGCGAAAACATTCATCATATGAACCAGAGTTTTACCTGAATATATtgacattattaattttaaagtaCACATGTTGATTGCTGCTTGAATTAGGGGAGAACAGGTTTAAGGTACAATAGTATTCAGATTAACATCACATGATGTCATTTCATTTCCAGAAGAGGGCAGCAGAGTATGCAAGCTGAAATTGTGCGTCTTGAATTGATATTTTAACCATATAAACCAGCAGAGCAGCCATCATTTTTCACCCTCGTGTCTTTTCGAAACCATATgctgttattttctttctttctttctttctttttcttcctgtGAAACAATCTTAATGCATTGCTTTTCCATTCAACATCTCTTCAAATCATGGCTAGTGACAGTTGGTGGAAAATTATCTAATTAATCCAACATATTTAGCAAACATCCCAGGATGATTTAATGCAAAACAGTTAAAGAAAAAGATTTAGACTTGAAACATACTTTGAAGAACcgaataacatttaatataaaaaataatggttttacCAAGTTCATGGTTTTGAATATGATTCTCTTTTCTGCAAGCCTTTTTCAAGGTAAGttacaaaatactttttaattgtCATAATTCCATAAAACACGACATAAATTTGATGTCAAATTCatccaaattttttttaaataaataaaatcctagGACAGAGACTTCTGTCTCCTAAAGCGGGGAGACcctttgttttttacattttctgtgaaACTGTGAAATATGAAGAAGAGTCACTTCATTATTTCTTTATCAATGAAGCTGCCTACCATGAAAAAGGAAACGCTTTTCACTCTTAGAGTccaaatttttttcttaatttaaggCTGTAATTACTTCTGCTGCTATGCATTTACAAAATTGTCAATTTCCCAGCCTTTGTCATGTTATTAATTCTGGATATTGCTGGGCCTTTGCATTATATGGTAAAtagaagtactttttttttttcttgggtcTTGAAGCAAACTAGTTAAGAACCACTGATCAAAGTGATAGTGTGAAACGTCTAAAGGTCAGAGACTATACCACAGAGACAAACTTTTATTTGCTGAACGCAATGTCCGAATGTAACAAAGCATGACACAAACTACAGGACATTCTGGGGAAGCCCAGCAAGTCTGTAACAATTGCACCTGTGAGGGACACTACAACTGAGAATCCTTAAAAACATCATATACACTAATATGACTTAGATTCTTAAAAAACACAGCAGCTTACAATGTCTGGATGGCCTACCATTAGGAAAATAGATAGAATTGTACATCATGTGAGAACGAGTATGCGTAGAAAAGTTTGTGGTGGCTCTGTAATAAGCAACTTTAAGTTTTTGTGAACAGCTCTGCAACTGTGCATGGTAGAATTAACCCTTTCATCATGCATGaattatttaatcacaaataaactatatatatatatatatatatatatatatatatatatatatatatatatatatatatttgtttttacctTTAAACAAGTTCATgctaataattgttttattttttcaaaatattttattttgagggAGTTACATATATGTCCACTGTAGTGGACACAATGCATCAAGGGTATAAACAGTGGATCAAGAactaattgttttatttgaaaaaactaAGAGCAAACCTTATTTTTTATACCTCTCTGGTTTTCtgagaataaaagtatttaacacTTATTCCTGAGGTAGTTGGTGCATCTCCTATTTAATCATGTAGCAAATGCAGGCAGATAAGTCTTTGGGTGTGGCCAACAATAACTAAAATACCCATATCTTGTAATTCCAACATCTGAACTGCGTAGAAATGCAACCAAAGAAATGTTTTCGAAATTGGCAACAAAATTTAGcaacaacaggtttacatgccCCGAGGAAGTGGAAGAGAATTGTGACAGGAAATTCTGGTTTGTTATAGAGTGCTAGCGGGGGTCAGTTGTAATGTTTAGGTATAATTGTAGGTTCTGCAGTCCTCTCAGTTGTCATGTTTCTCCTCCCCCTCGTTTttccttccacacacacacacacacacacacacacacacacacacacacacacacacacacacacacacacatacacacacacacacacacacacacactctctctctctttagcgcATATGTGAGTCAGCAAAACGCTCGCTGCGTGTGGAGCTTCATGGCCAGTGGAAGTGAGAGCTGCTGTTACATCAGCACCATGTGTGAAAGATGATCCAGGGCTGCTGACTGAAGCACAAGGTAAATCATTGCTTTGTAGGTTAtttgactgtgtttgtgtttagtgGAGGAATGTGTTAAActattaatgtgtgtttttgtgggtGTGTGCAGATGCTGCTCCTGCAGTGTCGTGGCCCCTGAGGCTAGATTAGGCCTGTACAGACTGAATGTGTGTCAGCACGCATGTCCTGTCACACCTCACCGTATGTGTCCAAAGGTCTGCTAGACCTTGTGCAATTTCACTCAGTACGACTATTAGGGGGAAAGCAGCTGGAAGAAGGAGTGAAACAGCGTAACTTCTGCATTACAAATAACGGTAGGTTCACCTTTCATCTTTTTCAGCTTTTACTCTCATATTCTGCATGTTGTTGTAAGATGTGAGACAGCTTCATTGAATTCTCATAGTTTGACAGAGGCACAGAACACTTCATTCTGAAGGAAAACAGCAAAACTCCCTCTAGCAATGGAGCTTAAATAAACCACGGTGTTCTTAAAGGGATAAACGCATTGATAAAAACCCGCCAAATGAGAATCAACATAGACATAATAAAGTTGGCTATAGTTATCGGCCAAACCTTATCAGAAACTGCAGTATTACAGTTTGCATGGAATTCTAGAAATGTGATGAATGCCACAGACATACAAACTGTCTACTAAAGAAAAGTGTTTGTGACTCGCACAACTTCTGTCTTTTATGTTGTGATCAGAGAAGTCCATCTATGAAGAtcaatgatatatttttttctcaaaaactccATGTGGTGACACACATATGGATCATTCTTCAGattcattaaatataaacatCTTTTTTGTTAAACACTTCCACATCAgttgttattttaatacaattgatATACTATATATTCGTTTTTATTTCAATAGCTTCTGTTTTCGATGTGTGTAATTTTGCTAGCTTTTTAATAACTAACTCTAGTTTTGATCACTGTgtgttttagttaatttagtagGCTACTTCCAATTAAACTAAACCAaagtgagaaatgttgcctttaaaacaatttaaaaatagttagggttgaaaaagttttttaaaagtatttattaggTTTAGTTAGTTGTTGATAACCGAAACCCTGCCTCCattgctttattttcatttaccCATTAATGTCCAGTTAAAAATTGTTTTTCTCAACCCCAACAAGTGTCTTTTGTTCTCATTAACAGTGCAGTTTTCAGTCTATTGTGCCAGCCATGCAAAATGTCAGTATGTGACCCTTGTTCTGTTAACCTCCGCTATgagataattaattaatttattaactcTCTCGTCAGTTCTACAAATCATCAGTCATAATAACTACATAATAATGTGATACCATCAGTTTAAAATAATATCGATTCAGTGCAGgttcatttgaattaatttaaaacaaaagagaGCATGTTTACACTAATGCATTTAATGGAAGACAAATTGAACTGGTGACTTTCACCATGCCATAGAGCTTGATTTGTACTGGCCACACCTCTTTCTCACCCACTGCTGGAGATTATTTGCAAATGCAAATTGAAAAGTGGTAGgctaataaaatctatttaaaaggatagttcacccaaaaattatcctatgatttacttaccctcaagccatcctaggtgtaaatGACATTTCTCTTTCAGGCGAATACAATTGGAGCTATATTAAAACATTTCCAGGCTAATACATGCTTCATAATGGGAGTGGATGGTAGCCAaaaatttaaagtataaaaaacaCACCCATCAATTATAAAAGAAATCCTCATggctcgggggggggggggggggggggtaataaaggccttctgaagtgaagcgATGTATTcgtgtaagaaaaatgtccacATTTAGACCTTAATCTCTAGCTTTCGCTAACTGTCGTATGCGTGTTTATTGGGGAAAACTCTGTTTCTCCCgctttattaagttaatttagaaaaaagttTGGAGCATTTTTGGAACACCCtacgtttgatcaatttaacccTTTCTCAATTCATCACAACTTGcctaaataaaatctatagatataaaacagttcaagcatataacaatgtttaaacattaaacctagataaatgtcCACTATATCCAATTGGTTGTGTGGAAAGTGCAAGCTAGTGCGCTTTGCATGGAgtgatcacttgcattttttttgtggATAGACTATTATTTTTGCTCagaaaggtaagagtaatacatcattcataactgtaaagggtctacttgtaTTTGTGTGCAATCACAATATCAAtcaaatgttgtgctttta from Carassius auratus strain Wakin chromosome 1, ASM336829v1, whole genome shotgun sequence includes these protein-coding regions:
- the tacr3l gene encoding tachykinin receptor 3-like, giving the protein MAGPQSGSNVTRNFTNQFVQPPWRVAIWSVAYSSVLAVAVFGNLIVMWIILAHKRMRTVTNYFLLNLAFSDASMAAFNTLINFIYATHGEWYFGEVYCKFHNFFPVTAVFASIYSMTAIAVDRYMAIIHPLKPRLSATATKVVIVCIWALAVILAFPLCFYSTTRTMPRRTVCYVAWPRPSEDSFMYHIIVTVLVYMLPLVVMGITYTIVGVTLWGGEIPGDSSDNYVGQLHAKRKVVKMMIVVVVTFALCWLPYHIYFIVTGLNKRLNKWKSIQQVYLSVLWLAMSSTMYNPIIYCCLNGRFRAGFKRAFRWCPFIHVSSYDELELRPTRLHPRNQSSMCTRIDTSIHSDDPRCTNRKSTKSQCQVEVKDESTAATKLCLHREPTFAAEQLS